One Nitrospina watsonii DNA segment encodes these proteins:
- the mobB gene encoding molybdopterin-guanine dinucleotide biosynthesis protein B, with amino-acid sequence MDRYWERFKTPFLCFAGFSGVGKTTLLEELIKRFRRDSIRAGYYKHDAHRFQMDKEGKDTWRCQQAGAGIITINDPEHFAIIAENPFKKRSITHALEQCDCILIEGYKKSPFNKIVFLDGEGRLPISRDDPHIKAVVHQGVIEDTGLTQLGIPLFHRDEADRIYEFVRNHFMQCTSPLYGGVFIGGQSRRMGRPKFSLAYGGKTEAERMVDLLSRFCDKVVLSARPDQDLGGLDRLPNCERLNDEHNGLGPVGGLATLMGNHPDKAWLVVACDMPFLKDRNVEYIVQQRDPLRYGTCYLKKGRLGVEPMCGIYEPKFIVPLFEAMSRRELSLSRIINDLPFHSISVPEDNRSDFMNVNTPEEYEVARVKREQEED; translated from the coding sequence ATGGACCGTTACTGGGAACGCTTCAAGACCCCTTTCCTCTGCTTTGCCGGATTCTCAGGCGTAGGCAAAACCACGTTGCTGGAAGAGTTGATCAAACGCTTCCGCCGCGACAGCATTCGCGCCGGGTACTACAAGCACGACGCCCACCGATTCCAGATGGATAAAGAAGGCAAGGACACCTGGCGCTGCCAGCAGGCCGGGGCCGGGATCATCACCATCAACGATCCGGAACACTTCGCCATCATCGCCGAGAACCCGTTCAAGAAACGCTCCATCACACACGCGCTCGAGCAGTGCGACTGCATCCTCATCGAAGGCTACAAGAAATCGCCGTTCAACAAGATCGTGTTTCTCGATGGCGAAGGCCGCCTGCCGATTTCCCGCGACGACCCTCACATCAAGGCGGTGGTGCATCAGGGCGTGATCGAGGACACCGGCCTCACCCAGCTTGGCATCCCGCTGTTTCACCGCGATGAGGCCGACCGCATTTACGAATTCGTGCGCAACCATTTCATGCAGTGCACCAGTCCCCTGTACGGCGGGGTGTTCATCGGCGGCCAGAGCCGTCGCATGGGACGCCCCAAGTTCTCGCTGGCCTACGGTGGCAAGACCGAAGCCGAACGCATGGTGGATTTGTTGTCGCGCTTCTGCGATAAAGTGGTGCTGTCGGCCAGGCCGGACCAGGACCTGGGCGGACTCGACCGGCTTCCCAACTGCGAGCGCCTCAACGACGAGCACAACGGACTGGGTCCCGTCGGTGGGCTCGCCACCCTGATGGGCAACCATCCGGACAAGGCGTGGCTGGTGGTCGCCTGCGACATGCCGTTTCTCAAAGACCGCAACGTGGAGTACATCGTGCAGCAACGCGATCCCTTGCGCTACGGCACCTGTTACTTGAAGAAAGGCCGTTTGGGCGTCGAGCCCATGTGCGGCATCTACGAACCCAAGTTCATCGTGCCCTTGTTCGAGGCCATGTCGCGGCGCGAACTGTCCTTGTCGCGCATCATCAACGACCTGCCGTTTCACAGCATCAGCGTACCGGAGGACAACCGGTCCGATTTCATGAATGTCAACACACCCGAGGAATACGAAGTGGCCCGGGTCAAGCGGGAACAGGAGGAAGACTGA
- a CDS encoding alginate export family protein, which produces MKRKLLTTGAMFVATLLVGVMTAQAADIKFGGQMRPRYEIFEQNDFDKKTDPTHFFLTRIRLNADIKATEKISAFIQFQARGVYGSGTGGLIPSGITDVDHVAGPRNAAVPADGLTDVGMHQAYFVVQDFFGMPADLKIGRQEVVLDGHRLFGNTGWTTGAQSSDAIRLDHHHGDNTFSYIFIKAIEAMGSVPFAVGGNSGGAPTSLGGEGPGGLLGQGTCGRTGFAGGDLNDNCDREDHVFWGNIKTMLPNAVISPYLVITVDNSWNGLNGTNPDNEMLTVGGRIVGNMAGFDYRFEGYFQGGRAEGIASTMPATGKVVSAAALTAYKKGGGSGVDRRAYMIGARLGKTFKTVMWTPTFTLWYDRLSGTDSEDINDGIWGTFDTLYDTGHKFYGYMDTYLNATGGDTSYLGLEDIAVKMAMNPAANWTVKADLHYFKTPAENIDLGRELDITLVHKYSPNLTMTAGYSNYWADPGFHLVNPRASRSGAQGGIIDGSANWGYVQLDLKF; this is translated from the coding sequence ATGAAAAGGAAACTTTTAACAACGGGCGCCATGTTCGTAGCCACCTTGCTGGTGGGCGTCATGACCGCGCAGGCGGCCGATATCAAGTTCGGCGGCCAGATGCGACCCCGATACGAGATTTTTGAGCAAAACGATTTCGACAAGAAAACCGATCCCACCCATTTTTTCCTCACACGCATTCGTCTCAACGCCGACATCAAGGCGACTGAGAAAATCAGCGCTTTCATTCAGTTTCAGGCCCGGGGTGTGTACGGTTCCGGCACCGGCGGTCTCATTCCATCCGGTATTACTGATGTTGATCACGTTGCTGGACCCCGCAACGCCGCCGTTCCGGCTGACGGTCTGACCGATGTCGGCATGCATCAGGCGTATTTCGTCGTGCAGGACTTCTTTGGCATGCCCGCCGATTTGAAAATCGGCCGGCAGGAAGTCGTTCTCGATGGACACCGCCTGTTCGGCAACACCGGTTGGACCACCGGCGCGCAGTCTTCGGACGCCATCCGGTTGGACCACCATCATGGCGACAACACCTTTTCCTACATCTTCATCAAAGCCATTGAAGCGATGGGTTCCGTACCATTCGCGGTGGGCGGCAACAGCGGCGGCGCGCCTACCAGCCTCGGTGGCGAAGGTCCCGGTGGCCTGTTGGGCCAGGGTACTTGTGGCCGCACCGGATTCGCCGGTGGCGATCTGAATGACAACTGTGACCGGGAAGACCATGTGTTCTGGGGCAACATCAAAACCATGCTGCCGAACGCGGTGATCTCTCCGTACCTGGTCATCACGGTGGACAACTCCTGGAACGGCCTGAATGGCACCAACCCGGACAACGAGATGCTCACCGTCGGTGGTCGCATCGTTGGCAACATGGCGGGTTTCGACTACCGCTTTGAAGGTTACTTCCAGGGCGGCCGCGCGGAAGGCATCGCCAGCACCATGCCGGCCACGGGAAAGGTGGTTTCCGCTGCAGCCCTGACTGCCTACAAGAAGGGCGGCGGCTCGGGGGTTGACCGGCGCGCGTACATGATCGGCGCGCGTCTCGGCAAAACCTTCAAGACCGTCATGTGGACCCCCACCTTCACCCTGTGGTACGACCGTCTTTCCGGTACCGATTCGGAAGACATCAACGACGGCATCTGGGGTACGTTTGACACCTTGTACGACACCGGTCACAAGTTCTATGGGTACATGGACACGTACCTGAACGCAACCGGTGGTGACACGTCGTACCTGGGTCTCGAGGACATCGCCGTCAAGATGGCGATGAACCCCGCGGCCAACTGGACCGTGAAGGCGGACCTGCATTACTTCAAAACCCCGGCCGAGAACATTGATCTGGGCCGCGAGCTGGACATCACCCTGGTTCACAAGTACAGCCCGAACCTGACGATGACGGCCGGGTATTCCAACTACTGGGCGGACCCGGGTTTTCACCTGGTCAACCCGCGTGCATCCCGATCTGGGGCACAGGGTGGAATTATTGACGGTTCCGCCAACTGGGGCTACGTGCAGTTGGATCTGAAGTTCTGA
- the nirK gene encoding copper-containing nitrite reductase produces the protein MVEKPSSFRLKPVLIALSLFSFLCAGPVWAHDSVMATAPHVPPPTERSESKTVKLHFEAKEFVGELAQGLGKGITYKFWSYNGTVPGPMARVRVGDTVEFHLTNPKANSQDHNIDMHAVNGPGGGAAVITVAPGESRVFSYKALAPGLFIYHCAAGQIVDHIANGMYGLILVEPEGGLPPVDREYYVMRSEFFTTQKKEGLVEFDIQRGLDENPTYVVFNGKEGGVMFENALTAKVGETVRIYYGNIGPNRVSSFHIIGEIFDKVYMEGAIGGLVNTNVQTTMIPSAGATIVEFKVDVPGTYALVDHSIFRVAKGAIGHLEVEGPEDPSIFKAGK, from the coding sequence ATGGTCGAAAAACCTTCTTCATTTCGTTTGAAACCCGTATTGATTGCGTTGTCCCTGTTTTCCTTTCTGTGCGCCGGTCCGGTGTGGGCGCACGATTCCGTCATGGCGACGGCGCCGCATGTGCCGCCGCCCACCGAGCGGTCGGAGTCGAAAACCGTGAAGCTGCACTTCGAGGCGAAGGAATTCGTCGGCGAGCTGGCGCAGGGGTTGGGCAAGGGCATTACCTATAAATTCTGGAGCTACAACGGCACCGTGCCGGGACCCATGGCGCGCGTGCGCGTTGGCGACACGGTGGAGTTTCACCTGACCAACCCGAAGGCCAATTCGCAGGACCACAACATCGACATGCATGCGGTGAATGGACCGGGTGGCGGTGCGGCGGTGATCACGGTGGCTCCGGGTGAAAGCCGCGTGTTCTCTTATAAAGCGCTGGCTCCGGGTCTGTTCATTTACCATTGTGCGGCGGGGCAGATCGTCGATCACATCGCCAATGGCATGTACGGTCTGATCCTGGTGGAGCCGGAAGGCGGACTGCCGCCGGTGGATCGCGAGTATTACGTCATGCGCAGCGAGTTCTTCACCACTCAGAAAAAAGAAGGCCTGGTTGAGTTCGACATCCAGCGCGGCCTCGACGAGAACCCGACCTACGTCGTGTTCAACGGCAAGGAAGGCGGCGTGATGTTTGAGAACGCACTGACGGCCAAAGTCGGTGAAACGGTGCGCATCTATTACGGCAACATCGGTCCCAACCGGGTGTCGTCGTTTCACATCATCGGCGAGATCTTCGACAAGGTGTACATGGAAGGCGCGATTGGCGGACTGGTGAACACCAACGTGCAGACCACGATGATTCCCTCGGCAGGGGCGACGATCGTCGAGTTCAAAGTGGACGTGCCGGGCACCTATGCGCTGGTGGACCACAGCATTTTCCGGGTGGCCAAAGGGGCTATTGGTCATCTGGAGGTGGAAGGGCCGGAAGATCCTTCCATCTTTAAAGCCGGGAAGTAA
- a CDS encoding sigma-54 interaction domain-containing protein: MDTQPADYIESIINLLKEAVFVYDENLEIRYFNEAAERITGYSREEVLGRKCITILDQSVCLNNCELCLTVKNGFNSEANFTSSFLRKDGIKRTGEFQAGILQRDEAGTRVVVALSDITELSELRKELKEVHSFSNMIGKSRVMKELFETIQNVAFYDSTVFIQGESGTGKELVARALHHASPRAGKNLIKVNCTAFADTLLESELFGHAKGAFTGAVRERVGRFEEAHGGTIFLDEIGDLTPSIQVKLLRVLQEKEVERVGENITRKVDLRIIAATNKDIVEEVKAGRFREDLFYRLNVIPLHLPALRERREDIPYLVDHFIKRWNDRHLKHITGVAAEALGPLLDHAWPGNIRELENVVEHACVTCSGSRIQKADLPGFLSTRPATAAATAPDKVKRRNWLTREMVSEALEQHNGNQSRAARQLGVHRITLWRKMKEFNIPV; this comes from the coding sequence ATGGACACGCAACCGGCAGACTACATCGAATCCATCATCAACCTGCTCAAAGAGGCGGTCTTCGTTTATGACGAAAACCTGGAGATCCGCTATTTCAATGAGGCGGCAGAGCGCATTACCGGGTACAGCCGGGAGGAAGTGCTGGGCCGCAAGTGCATCACCATCCTCGATCAGAGCGTCTGCCTGAACAACTGCGAGTTGTGCCTGACGGTCAAAAACGGCTTCAACAGTGAGGCCAATTTCACCTCCTCGTTTTTACGCAAGGACGGCATCAAACGCACGGGAGAGTTTCAGGCGGGCATCCTGCAACGCGACGAAGCGGGCACACGGGTGGTGGTGGCGCTGAGCGACATCACCGAACTCTCCGAACTGCGCAAGGAATTGAAAGAAGTCCACTCCTTCAGCAACATGATCGGCAAAAGCCGGGTGATGAAAGAGTTGTTCGAGACCATCCAGAACGTGGCGTTTTACGATTCGACCGTGTTCATCCAGGGCGAGAGCGGCACCGGCAAGGAGTTGGTGGCGCGGGCTCTGCACCACGCCAGCCCGCGCGCCGGCAAAAACCTGATCAAGGTCAACTGCACCGCCTTCGCCGACACGCTGTTGGAAAGCGAACTGTTCGGCCACGCCAAAGGCGCTTTCACCGGGGCCGTGCGCGAACGCGTGGGCCGTTTCGAAGAAGCGCACGGCGGCACCATTTTTCTCGATGAGATCGGCGACCTCACGCCCTCCATCCAGGTCAAGCTGCTGCGCGTGTTGCAGGAGAAGGAAGTCGAGCGCGTCGGCGAAAACATCACGCGCAAGGTGGACCTTCGCATCATCGCCGCCACCAACAAGGACATCGTCGAGGAAGTGAAGGCCGGGCGGTTCCGCGAAGACCTGTTTTACCGGCTGAACGTCATTCCCCTGCACCTGCCCGCGTTGCGCGAACGGCGCGAGGACATCCCCTACCTCGTCGATCACTTCATCAAACGCTGGAACGACCGCCACCTGAAACACATCACCGGCGTCGCCGCCGAGGCGTTGGGTCCGTTGCTGGATCACGCCTGGCCGGGCAACATCCGCGAGCTGGAAAACGTGGTCGAGCACGCCTGCGTCACCTGCTCCGGGTCGCGCATCCAGAAGGCCGACCTGCCCGGTTTTCTGAGCACCCGACCGGCCACGGCCGCAGCCACCGCCCCGGACAAGGTCAAACGCCGCAACTGGCTGACCCGGGAGATGGTGAGCGAAGCGCTGGAACAACACAACGGCAACCAGTCCCGCGCCGCCCGCCAACTGGGCGTCCACCGCATCACCCTGTGGCGCAAGATGAAAGAGTTCAACATCCCCGTCTGA
- a CDS encoding FG-GAP repeat domain-containing protein, giving the protein MPKLSLYRRSLLSVFAVLLLISFWTNSIWAAGGLDRMAEQIEASFPVVKGHVLAVEGEGVEVLIDLKKGQAVNPGDVLKVLRLGLQIVHPVTGEVVGRKETDIGTIEVVEVRTNYSVARVRDTLQPIQNGDTVQSRFRKMVFLVAPVMQEEGLRLDTQALGLSLERTLNQRPRMEVPAFGLQAWMLEHGLQLADLMAPQNLALLDQEIDIDFLLLSKVETVKGQTVLRYRVVAVEDGAVLQESRVVFDEHLALAAPKQDDRVQTDLGGGKRGQDLVHFVAKQEFDFALVDFDVGDLDGDGEPEFVFIDRHQVMIYRYARGRYDKVGVIRVKPEFNRFLAVDVADINGNGRAEIFVTNQSGKELSSFILERAPDAPRFQKIATGLKRYFRVIRSYKGEAKLLTQHQDLEKPFKPGIFTMHYSKGEYVEKTRLKIDTFLDQTVTLYGLALEDTNFDKSIEIIVLDNDYKLRVYSADGKMLVKSDEYYGHDPRQIDVGLKDQPYVDFTDPYIPKAVRYRGRLTMVENRDQRFLLVPKNHRLGGSWLSNLVVINNSSLEFLAVTKEGLEQVYETQKQKGYLAAYQAMDVGTSRKQVHVAMVSDKGGLFKDEKMTTFFVYDWR; this is encoded by the coding sequence ATGCCAAAACTTTCCCTGTACCGCCGCAGCCTGCTCAGCGTTTTCGCTGTCTTATTACTCATCTCCTTTTGGACAAATTCTATCTGGGCCGCCGGCGGACTCGACCGCATGGCCGAGCAGATCGAAGCCTCCTTCCCGGTGGTCAAAGGGCACGTGCTGGCGGTGGAGGGCGAGGGGGTCGAAGTCCTCATCGATCTCAAAAAGGGCCAGGCGGTGAATCCCGGCGACGTGCTGAAAGTGTTGCGCCTCGGTCTGCAGATCGTGCACCCGGTGACCGGTGAGGTGGTAGGCCGCAAGGAAACCGACATCGGCACCATCGAAGTGGTCGAAGTGCGCACCAATTATTCCGTGGCCCGCGTGCGCGACACCCTGCAGCCCATCCAGAACGGCGACACCGTGCAGAGCCGTTTCCGTAAAATGGTGTTTCTCGTCGCGCCGGTGATGCAGGAAGAGGGCCTGCGTCTCGACACGCAGGCGCTCGGCCTGTCCCTCGAACGCACCTTGAACCAGCGGCCTCGCATGGAAGTGCCCGCCTTCGGCCTGCAGGCGTGGATGCTGGAGCACGGCCTGCAACTGGCCGATCTGATGGCTCCCCAAAACCTGGCGCTGCTGGACCAGGAAATCGACATCGACTTCCTCCTGCTGTCCAAGGTGGAGACGGTGAAGGGCCAGACCGTATTGCGTTACCGCGTGGTGGCGGTGGAGGACGGCGCGGTGTTGCAGGAGTCGCGCGTGGTGTTCGACGAACACCTGGCGCTGGCCGCCCCCAAACAGGATGACCGCGTACAAACCGACCTCGGCGGCGGCAAACGGGGTCAAGACCTCGTGCACTTCGTTGCCAAACAGGAATTCGACTTCGCGCTGGTCGATTTTGACGTCGGCGACCTCGACGGCGACGGCGAACCCGAGTTCGTATTCATCGACCGCCATCAGGTGATGATCTATCGCTACGCCAGGGGCCGCTACGACAAAGTGGGAGTGATCCGCGTGAAACCGGAGTTCAACCGCTTCCTCGCGGTCGATGTGGCAGACATCAACGGCAATGGCCGCGCCGAAATCTTTGTCACCAACCAGTCCGGCAAGGAGCTCAGCAGTTTTATTCTGGAGCGGGCCCCGGACGCGCCCCGGTTCCAGAAAATCGCCACAGGGCTGAAGCGGTACTTCCGCGTCATCCGCTCCTACAAAGGCGAGGCAAAACTTCTGACTCAGCATCAGGATTTGGAGAAGCCGTTCAAGCCGGGAATCTTCACCATGCACTACAGCAAGGGCGAGTATGTGGAAAAAACACGGCTGAAAATCGACACGTTTCTGGACCAGACGGTGACCCTGTATGGACTCGCCCTCGAAGACACCAATTTCGACAAATCCATTGAAATAATTGTCCTTGACAACGATTACAAATTAAGGGTATATTCAGCCGACGGCAAAATGCTTGTCAAATCGGACGAGTATTACGGGCACGATCCCCGTCAGATCGATGTGGGACTGAAGGACCAGCCGTACGTGGACTTCACAGATCCCTACATCCCGAAGGCGGTTCGTTACCGGGGCAGGCTGACAATGGTTGAAAATCGGGACCAGCGTTTTCTTCTGGTGCCGAAAAACCACCGGTTGGGCGGAAGTTGGTTGTCCAACCTGGTGGTCATAAACAACAGCAGCCTGGAATTCCTCGCCGTCACCAAAGAGGGGCTGGAGCAGGTTTACGAAACACAAAAGCAAAAGGGATATCTGGCCGCCTACCAAGCCATGGATGTGGGGACTTCCCGCAAGCAAGTCCATGTCGCCATGGTCTCGGACAAGGGCGGCCTGTTTAAAGATGAAAAAATGACGACGTTTTTTGTCTATGACTGGAGATAG
- a CDS encoding molybdopterin molybdotransferase MoeA, translating into MGMITVDEALASILAKIEPKGLEKVSITEALGRVLAEDITARRDNPPLDNSAMDGYAVIAADIQSASPDNPVKLELVGEVAAGSIGQVTLKNQQAIRIMTGAPIPPGADAVLMQEDTDKNGASILAKDKATVGENIRLAGEDVKTGDVVVPKGGVITPAHVGMMAVCGRSSVTVGQRPTVAILSTGDEIVDLDQAPEGSQIYNSNGYMLMAQVRSAGGMPRYMGIAKDDEQDLLEKFEWALESDIVISSGGVSVGDYDLVKASLKKMGNEMVFWKVAMKPGKPLAFGKIGSTPVFGLPGNPVSSFVSFEQFVRPSLKKMMGARDLSPQTVQATLTETIRKKTDRVHFMSAVVSWDSGDYTVTPAEQQGSGVLKSTVAANGLLVFPLEASELKQGERVTVQLLNT; encoded by the coding sequence ATGGGCATGATCACCGTGGACGAGGCACTGGCGAGCATCCTCGCCAAAATCGAACCGAAGGGCCTCGAAAAAGTTTCCATCACCGAAGCGCTGGGCCGGGTGCTGGCGGAAGACATCACCGCCCGCCGCGACAACCCGCCGCTCGACAACTCGGCGATGGACGGCTACGCGGTGATCGCCGCGGACATCCAGTCGGCGTCGCCGGACAACCCGGTGAAGCTGGAACTGGTGGGCGAAGTCGCCGCCGGGTCCATCGGCCAAGTCACCCTGAAAAATCAACAAGCCATCCGCATCATGACCGGCGCGCCCATCCCACCGGGTGCCGACGCGGTGCTGATGCAGGAAGACACCGACAAAAACGGCGCCTCCATCCTGGCCAAGGACAAGGCCACCGTCGGCGAGAACATCCGCCTCGCCGGGGAAGACGTGAAGACCGGCGACGTGGTGGTGCCGAAAGGCGGCGTCATCACCCCGGCGCACGTCGGCATGATGGCGGTGTGCGGCCGCTCGAGCGTCACCGTCGGCCAGCGCCCCACCGTGGCCATCCTGTCCACCGGCGACGAGATCGTCGATCTGGATCAGGCGCCGGAAGGCTCGCAGATATACAACAGCAACGGCTACATGTTGATGGCGCAGGTGCGCTCCGCCGGCGGCATGCCGCGCTACATGGGCATCGCCAAAGACGACGAACAAGACCTGCTGGAAAAATTCGAGTGGGCGCTGGAAAGCGATATCGTGATTTCCTCCGGCGGCGTGTCGGTGGGCGATTACGATCTGGTGAAAGCCAGCCTGAAGAAGATGGGCAATGAGATGGTGTTCTGGAAAGTCGCCATGAAACCGGGCAAACCGCTGGCGTTCGGCAAGATCGGCAGCACACCGGTGTTCGGCCTGCCGGGCAACCCGGTGTCCTCGTTCGTGTCGTTCGAGCAGTTCGTGCGTCCGTCCCTGAAAAAAATGATGGGCGCCCGCGACCTGAGCCCGCAGACCGTGCAGGCGACGCTCACCGAAACCATCCGCAAGAAAACCGATCGCGTTCATTTCATGAGTGCCGTTGTCTCCTGGGACAGCGGCGACTACACCGTCACCCCGGCGGAGCAGCAAGGCTCCGGGGTGCTCAAATCCACCGTCGCCGCCAATGGCCTGCTTGTGTTTCCCCTGGAAGCAAGCGAGCTCAAACAGGGCGAACGAGTCACCGTCCAACTTCTGAATACCTGA